The Sulfurimonas sp. HSL3-2 genome segment GGATTTTATAATGAGATCAAAGATCTGATCGAGTACGATATGACGACTTGGGCATATGTACAGGCATCTGGAAAAGCAAAATTCAGAGGTATCGAACTAGGCTACAAAGACTACTTTTTCGATTCTATCGGCGTCAATGCGATGTACACATATATCGAAGCAAAAAACGTCAATGGTGAAGCACTGGCACGCCGTCCGAAAAATCAGATCGATGCAAGTGTGATCTACTACGTGTCCGATGATTTTGATCTGGGCATAAACGCTCAGTACATAGGTACAAGATATGATTCAGCCGATAATCAAGGTGCGCAGACAGGCGAGTACGCAATAGCCAACTTCGTCACGAATATCAAAGTAAATAACAATGTAACCTTTTATGGTAAAATTGACAACTTAACAGATGAATACTACCAGACAGTGGACGGTTATGCGACTGCAGGACGCAGCCTCTATCTTGGTCTAAACGCTAAGTTCTAAGGAAAAAAGTTTGAGCATAAAAACTGTTTTTATCATCTTATTTTTTGTGCTCACTTTGTGGGGCAATGAGAGGATCATCTCTTTGAGCCCCTCCATCACGGAGATAGTCTATGCACTTGGAGGCGGGGATGAGATGGTCGCTACGAGTGATTATTCACTCTACCCCAAAGAGGCACAGCATCTTCCTATCATCGGCGGTTACAGCCGTCCAAATCTTGAAAAGATCATCGCTTTACGACCCACCTTGGTGATCGGTCAGGACTCTAACCTGGCTACTTTAGAAAAACTGCAAAAGTTCGGCATAAAGACATTGATGATACGACTTCAGACCATCGATGATATCAAAGACTCCATTATGACGGTTTCAAAAAATATATCAAAACAAGAGAATGCCGCTAAGCTCGTCAAAGAGATAGACGACTCATTAAAAGATGCCAAAAAAGCAAACAAACCTCACTCGGTGATGATAGTCTACGGACTAAAAGAGGATCTAAGAGGCGGCATCTATATTGCGGGACATAATATATTTTTTGAAGATATCATAAAAGCCTGCGGCAACACAAACGCCTACACATCAGAGGTTCTCAGCCAGCCTGTCCTTAGCTATGAAAACGTCATAGCACTGAATCCGCAGCAGATAATCATCCTGCACTCGATGGCGACAGAGCCTAACGTCGATGTGAAAAAAGCACTTCATAACTGGTATGCTATCCCCACAGAAGCGTCACGAAACAAAAAAATATCGATAGTCGATGAGAGTTATCTGCATATCCCTTCTCAAAGAGTGGCACAGACGATCAAAAGACTTTGCAGGGAGATGAATGATTGAGATAAAGCATCTTACATGCAGATATGCTGACAAGACGATACTGCGTGACGTAGACCTTCAGATAAACGATCACTTGACGATACTGGGTTCAAACGGTTCTGGAAAAAGTACACTCGCAAAAGCACTCTGCAATCTTATAGAGTACCATGGCGAGATAAAGCTAAACGACAGAGATATCAAAGAACTTTCATTTGAGGAGATCGCAAAGGATATCGCTTATATACCGGCAAAACTGGAGATCTACGACCATTATATAACCGTGCTTGAGTTTGTACTTTTGGGGCGTTTTATCTATAAAAAAAGTTTTTTTGACTATTCTAAAGAGGATCAGGATATCGCCGTAAACAATCTGAAATTTCTCAGGATCGAACATCTAAGCGATCATCTTGTCACATCGCTAAGCTCAGGAGAGACGGCGCTTGTCCTTATAGCACAAGCACTCGCACAGGAGAGTAAGATCATTATATTTGACGAACCAAGTGCAAATCTTGACCCGCACAACTCAAAGATAATCGCAAACCATATAAAAGATCTTAAAAGATCACATCAGATCATCCTGATCACCCATGATCTGCATCTCGCTTCTTATATAGACAGTCCTGTAGTCTTCATAAAAGAGCAGAGTACTTTCTACTTCCAAAGCGATTTTTTCATTACTGAAAATCTAAGAAGACTTTACAATGTAGATTTTGAATCTTTGGCCGTTAAATATGAGTAAAGAAGTTCCATCTTCGACATAGATAGAAAATGGAACAATCTAAACTATTTGTCTAAAACATAAGCCATGCACCAAGCGTCATGGTATTGTTATCAGATGCCGTACTGCCTGTTTCTCCGTTTAACTTTGTAAACATCATATCTTGTAAGACTAAGCGTATGTTCTGTATTGGTGTATAACATGCTTGTAAGATATAGGCACTTGAATCCTGGCTTGAAATATATCCCGTGCCGGATGCCTGATTGTATCCCAGAGTCACTCCATATTTTGAATCATAAGTATATGCCGCCATCGAAGAGAATACAGAAAGAGATTGGTGAAGATTAGCACTCGTCGAGTCAATAGCATAACTACCGTGTAAAGTCTGTGTTTCCCAGGTATTTCTAGCAGTAAGGGTCAACGAATGTTTATCAGCTATATATTGATACTCACCGTCGATCGCCACATCGCTGTACTCATCAAGTTCGTTTGTACCGTCTTGTTCAATATTTATGTGTGAACCGTAGCCGCCTATCATTACGAAGTTATCTCCGAATGTATGTTGAAGAGCCACACGCAGATATGGTGCAGTACCCTTTAAAACCCCTGTACCACCTGATTGTACATCGATAGGATCGCCATTAAAAGTCAAGTTTTTCAATACATCGTCTCTGGTATGTGAGTCTTGATAGCCTCCTAGCTCAAGATAAAGAGTATCATCATAAAGTCCATACGCATTTAATCCTACGACATTACCGCCAAGACTTTCCAAGATAGGTCCGGGAACGCCTGCAGCGATGCTCGGAGTTGCCCATGGAAAGCCCCATGCCGGTGTACTTGCATAGATATCTTGTACTGTCGGATTATTGTTAAGTGATGCTCCGTAGATCAAAGAGTTACCTAACAGTTTTGTTGTGTCGCCGTAACGGATATCTGTATTATCCGCAGCTATTCTTCTTGTAGTCAGATCTTCGGGCAGGTCTGAAGAATCATATGTGATCTGTACAAAAGCACCTAAATTACCATAGATCTTACCACCGTAAAAGATACTCATCTGAGGAAAATTGACTTTATTGTTTTCATTCACGCCATTAGCGCTTGCAGCCGCTGTAGCATCAGAACCGTTTTTAGTAGAACTAAAAGCCACCTGAACCATAGCGGATAAAGGAAGAGGCATCTTCGTCTCCCCTCCGCCCATTGTATAACCGGTCAATTTAAACTGACGTCCCATATCGGTTAATGCCGGAAACTCTCCTCCGGCATGACACATCACACAACTAAGTCCTGTCTGACGGGCAAAACTTGGAACCGCGTAAGCGTTTTGTGCACCAAAGAGTGTAAATAACATCGCTACCGTCGTAGCGCTATAGAGAGATATTCGTTTCATAATCAGCTCCTTTATTGGCATAATAAAGTTAACTTATATTATTATGTCTTGCTTAAAGTATACTCCTGAAATATATGAAAATCTTTATCAAATTATTTTAGGTAGAATACACAATCTTTTTGATGAAATAATATTACGGATGAAATATGGGTAAATGGTTAGTATGGATATTACTGTTATTAGTTCTCGTTTTATCGCCTTTCTTTGGCAGTGCACCCATACATGTAAACGAACTATTTAACTACGACTCACTGAGCTCTAAAATATTTTTCGAACTAAGACTTCCCCGTGAACTGTTTGCTTTTTTTGCCGGTGTCATACTCTCACTCAGCGGACTTCTGTTTCAAACTCTTTTTCGAAATCCGCTTATGACACCCTACACTTTAGGGATCTCCAGCGGAGCGGTACTGGGTGCCGGCATCGCCATCAAACTCGGGATCGCCACCATCGCTTTTGGGATAGCCGCTATCAGTCTGTTTGGCTTTATTGGCGCGATGGCGACCGTGATCCTGCTTATATGGCTGTCAAAATATTTACAGACATCGCAAAACCAGTCTATCCTTCTTTTAGGGATCGCCCTCTCGCTCTTTTTCACGTCGGCTCTGATGGTCATATTTTACCTCGGTACTTCTGTACAAAACGATATGCTTATCCGCTTTACTATGGGTTCGCTCTCAAGTATAGGGTGGCAAAATCCTGTCATTTTTGCCGTTATAGCGACCATACTTCTGATCGCTGTCTATCTTTACAGGTTTGAACTCCAGCTTCTGAGCATCTCCGATGACAATGCAAGATCAAAGGGTGTAAACACAAAAAAAGTGACCGTCACTCTTCTTTTGATCTCATCATTTGCTATCGGGGTGATGGTCAGTATAAGCGGCCCCATAGGGTTTGTAGGTCTTGTAGTGCCTCACACCGTGGCAAAGCTGTATCCATCCACGGTTAACAGACGCATCTTTAAAACAGCACTTTTTGGCGGAGTATTTTTAGTGTTGTGTGATATGCTCACAAGGGTCATAAACACCCAGAGCGAGCTCCCTATAGGTGTCATCACCGCATTTATAGGCGGACCTTTTTTCATCTACCTCATCATATCCAGGAGCAAAAAATGAGTTATATCGACTGGTATGAAAAACATGCCGTAAAACACAAAAAGATCATAGATAAACTGACTGCACAAGGTTATGGCAAAGAGCAGATAATCGAGTATTTTGAGTATGAGAACATGGCGAAAAACGAAAAAGAGTTCTGTCCGCTTTATGAAAGAGGCGACAAGTGCCACGATACGGACTATCTAAACTGCTACTTCTGCGCCTGCCCTCATTTTCGCTTTAAAGACGATGGAGTCGAGAAGATAGGAAGTAAGACCAAATACAGTTTCTGCTCCATCGAGTCAAAAAACGGTGCCGAAGGAGTCTACGGGGACGCGATCCATCAGGACTGTTCAAAGTGTCTTGTGCCCCATACTAAAAAGTATGTGACCAAGAACTTCGACTTAAGCTGGAAAAAGGTGATGAGTGACTGTCAGTTATAAAACTGAACTCTCTTATGTATGATAGATAGCGATTTGAGAACTTAGACGTTTCGCCATATCTGAAAGATGTTCCGCTTTTAAATTGATCTCATCGACACTTTTTGCATTAGAGGTAGAAAGCGAGTTTATATGTTCCATCTTAGAGATGATGTTTTCTATAGAGAGAACATTTTTATTTGAATCGTTTGCCAGTCTTTCAATATCTACGACCGTATTTGAAAGGATTCCGACTGCCAGTTCAGTGTTATTATCAAGCTCAGATGACGACTCTACAAGGGCATCTATACGCTCTTTGTTCTCGTTCATCTGCTCTGTTATCTCATTGATCGACTGCACTATGACATTGACCGTCGCATTTGTCTCTACAAGACTTTTCTGCGTTCTTTCGGCAAGCTTTCTTACCTCATCGGCAACGACTGCGAAACCGCGTCCGTGTTCACCTGCACGCGCCGCTTCTATAGCTGCATTAAGTGCAAGCAGGTTCGTCTGATCTGCAATGTCGGAAATAACGTTTAACACATCTTTTACCTGCGATGCTTCTACTGAAAGAGAGTTGAGTTTCGAATTTATCTCGACCTCTATCTCGACTGTCAATGAAAGTTGAGCGTTTGTATCTCTGAGTGATTTTTGAGCTTCCTGCAATGCGCTTCTAGCATCTATAGATCTCTCTTTGACAACTTGAGCCTCTTGAGCCGATCTTTGAATGATCTCTTTAGTTGCATTTGACTCGCTTGTAGTCTCTTGGACTATCTCAGACTCCTCTTTGACAGATTTTCCTATCTGTGAAGTCGTAGATGAAAGTTCCGATGCGACTGAAAGGTTCTGACCCGATGCCGATCTGATCTCATCAAAAGAGTTACGCAGCATAGAAACCAAAGTATTGATCTTCTGCCCCATCTCTGAGAGCTCATCTTTTCCGTTTAGTGTGATATCGCGGCTAAAATCGCGGTTATTTGCCACTACCTCGACTATGTCGCCAAACTTTTTGATCGATGAAAGAATAGATTTTAAAAGTATAAACCCTACTATCATACCGACGAACATGTTAAACAGACCGATGGCGACGGAAAATATTTTTGTAAAATTAACCTTTTCCATAGTCATCTTAGAGTTGTGTATCGCTACGTTTACCTGCAGGTCTTTTAGTTTTGTCACATCGTGTATCAGTGAAACGGACTGCTTGTCAAATATCTCTAGACTCCACGCTGCATCCTCTTCGCTGATGCCGTAGTTGTCTATCATATCCTTTCCGCTTTGAAGAAAATCTTCCATATTTTTTTTGATCAGTTTGACGCCGTCCATGTTCTTTTTATCGTTCGCTTTTTTGAACATCTCTTCAAACTTGCTCATATCTTTCATAAATGCGTTGTATGCGACTTCTGCTTCACTTATGAGATCCGGGTTTTTAGTCAGGCAGGCTTTCATGATGTACTGCTCGAACTGCGCCGTCTGATAGATCGCATCAGAGGCATAAAGAGCATATGGTACAGATTCTTCCGCCGTCAATTCGCTTAATCTATACACTTTTATGTTGTTCGAATACACAACAAAAATATTTACGGTTATCCCAAAAAATATGACACCGAGTCCGACCATTATCTTCTGTTTTATAGTCATTTTTTATATATACCTTATTAATAACATAACTTACACTCTTACAATGCGTCCGAGATTTTACAGATATTTGATTACCGATAAATTACAAAAAGTGTCCATATATTAAGCATTTTGATAGAAAATTCACAGCATAAAAGGTATATAATTTAAAATAATTACAGCCTGTATTGATTAACGATATTTATTTGCATAAAGGTAGATCATTTTGAACTCTCTCAGCGTTTTTGGTACGAGCAGCGATGCAGGAAAATCGACTATCTCGTTTGCTCTTACCTACCTTTTACATAAACGCGGTGTCAAGGTCGCACCTTTTAAGGCACAAAACGTCTCAAACAATTCCAGAGTATGTGACGACGGCGGAGAGATAGCCATACCTCAGCACTTTGCAGCCGAAGCCATCGGCATAAAGACATCGCATTTTATGAATCCCATCCTTTTAAAATCAGGCTCCAAAAACAGCGCTCATCTTATCATCAACGGACAAGCCGTCTCGGACATCGATGTTCACGAATATTACAAAAATATCCACTCTTTAAGACCGCATGCAAAAAAAGCGTTTAAAAAACTTCGCAAAGAGTATGAGTGTATCGTGGCTGAAGGTGCGGGCAGTCCTGTTGAGCTCAACCTGATGGATAAAGACCTTTCAAATATCTATATCGCAAAAGAGTTCAAGACGAAGATCGTCCTTGTCGCAGATATCGAAAGAGGCGGAGTATTCGCATCCATCATAGGTGTCTATACACTTCTGCCAAAAGCGCTTAGAGAGAACATCATCGGCGTCATCATCAACAAGTTCCGCGGAGACATCACGCTCTTTGACGACGGCGTTCATATCTTAGAGGAGCGTTTTGGCATAAAGGTCTTGGGCGTGATCCCCTACAAACCTTTTAATCTCGGGTTTGAAGACAGCCAGTCCATTTTCAACTACACTCAAGACGCATCAAAGGCGATCATAAAGGTCGGTGTTATAAAACTCCCGCATATCAGTAACTTTACAGACTTCGAACCTCTTGTCGCAGATGAACAGATAGAGCTTTCCTTTCTTTCGACCCCCGCAGCAGCAGATGGATATGACGTGATAGTCCTGCCGGGAAGTAAAAGAGTCGTGGATGATATGCTGTGGCTAAAAGAGATGGGATTTACAGACATTATAATGTCAAAGAAAAAGACTATAGTCGCTATCTGCGGCGGATATGAGATGATGTTTGAACGCATCCTCGATCCAAACGCCGTCGAATCGGATATCAAAGAGATAGACGGTTTCGGCAGACTCAAAGGCGATGTCGTCTTTAAAGAGAAAAAGAGTGTCAAGAAAGAGGAGTATGAGATCTTTGACTGCGAAGTCGAAGGGTATGAAATACACAGTGCGACTGCAAAAAAACTCTCCCAAAAACAAAAAAACCTCTACGGGACGTTTGTCCACGGACTTTTTGACAGCGATGAATTTAGAAAAAAACTCTTCTCACAGGTAAACAAAGAGTACAAAGGGTACGACTTCAAAGAGTATAAACAAAAAGCGATCGAAGAGTTTGCTTTACATGTAGAACAAAATGTGGATATGGAGACCATCCACAAGTCGCTACTTTAAAACTTTCTCCAAAAGAAACTGCTAAACGCTATAAAAACGGTGTAACACTCAAGCCTTCCGATTATCATAGAAAATGACAGGACTATCTTGTCATACCATGTAAAAAAGGCATAGTTCTCGCTTGGTCCCGTCAGGTTAAAGCCCGGCCCGATGTTTCCTACCATCGATATCGCGGTCGAAAGAGAGGTCATCTCATCATACCCTCTTGCATAAAGGTAGACCATAGTCACGAATATTGTCATAAAAAAGAGCGATAAAAATCCGAAGATTGAGCGTATCGTAGAACTTTTGATCTCTTTGTCGTCAATAAAGATAGAAGATATCGTATTTGGGTTAAGTGTCTTTTTGATCTCAAAAACGATATTCTTGATAAACACGATATGTCTGATGGTCTTTACACCGCCGGCAGTTGAGCCTGTATTTCCCCCTAAAAGCATCGCGAAGAAAAGCAGCATGATCGAGATATTTCCCCATGTCTCATAATCGACTGTTGCAAATCCCGTCGATGTCGATACCGACACTATGGAAAAGAACGAGTGTGTAAGCGATGTATAGAAACTATCGTGACTGTTTAGATAATGTACGACCGTTAGAAGTATCGACAACACGATAACGATAAATCCAAACCATTTAGCCTCTTCATGTGCATACGCTGTCCTGTCACCCTGTAAAAAACGTATATGCGACAAGAAGTTTATACTCGAGATAAACATAAAGAATGTCGTCACCCAGATGATAAAGTCATTGTGAAAATAACCAAGAGATGTATTTTTT includes the following:
- a CDS encoding TrkH family potassium uptake protein, which produces MNKKNIFKFVSIVGIVVFTTLLIPPIVGFFYGEDVTLYLLTILAFLAVNVGIFAYLKDHDIKLSIKESIISVNIVWLLLGVAGAMPYLLLTNVGFADAFFESISGFTTTGATIFQDIEVLPHSILFHRSLTHWIGGMGIIVLGVGLLPLLNPNGSLTLFKAESTGISLDKISPKIKDTAIKLWEVYLLLTIADFVLLMVFGMNWFDAINHAFSTISTGGFSTKNTSLGYFHNDFIIWVTTFFMFISSINFLSHIRFLQGDRTAYAHEEAKWFGFIVIVLSILLTVVHYLNSHDSFYTSLTHSFFSIVSVSTSTGFATVDYETWGNISIMLLFFAMLLGGNTGSTAGGVKTIRHIVFIKNIVFEIKKTLNPNTISSIFIDDKEIKSSTIRSIFGFLSLFFMTIFVTMVYLYARGYDEMTSLSTAISMVGNIGPGFNLTGPSENYAFFTWYDKIVLSFSMIIGRLECYTVFIAFSSFFWRKF
- a CDS encoding methyl-accepting chemotaxis protein encodes the protein MTIKQKIMVGLGVIFFGITVNIFVVYSNNIKVYRLSELTAEESVPYALYASDAIYQTAQFEQYIMKACLTKNPDLISEAEVAYNAFMKDMSKFEEMFKKANDKKNMDGVKLIKKNMEDFLQSGKDMIDNYGISEEDAAWSLEIFDKQSVSLIHDVTKLKDLQVNVAIHNSKMTMEKVNFTKIFSVAIGLFNMFVGMIVGFILLKSILSSIKKFGDIVEVVANNRDFSRDITLNGKDELSEMGQKINTLVSMLRNSFDEIRSASGQNLSVASELSSTTSQIGKSVKEESEIVQETTSESNATKEIIQRSAQEAQVVKERSIDARSALQEAQKSLRDTNAQLSLTVEIEVEINSKLNSLSVEASQVKDVLNVISDIADQTNLLALNAAIEAARAGEHGRGFAVVADEVRKLAERTQKSLVETNATVNVIVQSINEITEQMNENKERIDALVESSSELDNNTELAVGILSNTVVDIERLANDSNKNVLSIENIISKMEHINSLSTSNAKSVDEINLKAEHLSDMAKRLSSQIAIYHT
- a CDS encoding helical backbone metal receptor, whose protein sequence is MSIKTVFIILFFVLTLWGNERIISLSPSITEIVYALGGGDEMVATSDYSLYPKEAQHLPIIGGYSRPNLEKIIALRPTLVIGQDSNLATLEKLQKFGIKTLMIRLQTIDDIKDSIMTVSKNISKQENAAKLVKEIDDSLKDAKKANKPHSVMIVYGLKEDLRGGIYIAGHNIFFEDIIKACGNTNAYTSEVLSQPVLSYENVIALNPQQIIILHSMATEPNVDVKKALHNWYAIPTEASRNKKISIVDESYLHIPSQRVAQTIKRLCREMND
- a CDS encoding cobyric acid synthase — protein: MNSLSVFGTSSDAGKSTISFALTYLLHKRGVKVAPFKAQNVSNNSRVCDDGGEIAIPQHFAAEAIGIKTSHFMNPILLKSGSKNSAHLIINGQAVSDIDVHEYYKNIHSLRPHAKKAFKKLRKEYECIVAEGAGSPVELNLMDKDLSNIYIAKEFKTKIVLVADIERGGVFASIIGVYTLLPKALRENIIGVIINKFRGDITLFDDGVHILEERFGIKVLGVIPYKPFNLGFEDSQSIFNYTQDASKAIIKVGVIKLPHISNFTDFEPLVADEQIELSFLSTPAAADGYDVIVLPGSKRVVDDMLWLKEMGFTDIIMSKKKTIVAICGGYEMMFERILDPNAVESDIKEIDGFGRLKGDVVFKEKKSVKKEEYEIFDCEVEGYEIHSATAKKLSQKQKNLYGTFVHGLFDSDEFRKKLFSQVNKEYKGYDFKEYKQKAIEEFALHVEQNVDMETIHKSLL
- a CDS encoding iron ABC transporter permease, with product MGKWLVWILLLLVLVLSPFFGSAPIHVNELFNYDSLSSKIFFELRLPRELFAFFAGVILSLSGLLFQTLFRNPLMTPYTLGISSGAVLGAGIAIKLGIATIAFGIAAISLFGFIGAMATVILLIWLSKYLQTSQNQSILLLGIALSLFFTSALMVIFYLGTSVQNDMLIRFTMGSLSSIGWQNPVIFAVIATILLIAVYLYRFELQLLSISDDNARSKGVNTKKVTVTLLLISSFAIGVMVSISGPIGFVGLVVPHTVAKLYPSTVNRRIFKTALFGGVFLVLCDMLTRVINTQSELPIGVITAFIGGPFFIYLIISRSKK
- a CDS encoding ABC transporter ATP-binding protein; this encodes MIEIKHLTCRYADKTILRDVDLQINDHLTILGSNGSGKSTLAKALCNLIEYHGEIKLNDRDIKELSFEEIAKDIAYIPAKLEIYDHYITVLEFVLLGRFIYKKSFFDYSKEDQDIAVNNLKFLRIEHLSDHLVTSLSSGETALVLIAQALAQESKIIIFDEPSANLDPHNSKIIANHIKDLKRSHQIILITHDLHLASYIDSPVVFIKEQSTFYFQSDFFITENLRRLYNVDFESLAVKYE